A genomic stretch from Vibrio coralliilyticus includes:
- the ihfB gene encoding integration host factor subunit beta: protein MTKSELIERLCAEQTHLSAKEIEDAVKDILEHMASTLETGDRIEIRGFGSFSLHYREPRVGRNPKTGEKVELDGKYVPHFKPGKELRERVNLG from the coding sequence ATGACTAAGTCTGAACTGATTGAGAGACTCTGCGCTGAGCAAACCCATCTTTCAGCAAAAGAGATTGAAGATGCTGTAAAAGACATTTTAGAGCATATGGCTTCGACACTAGAAACGGGCGATAGAATTGAAATTCGTGGATTTGGTAGCTTCTCTCTACATTATCGCGAGCCACGTGTGGGCCGCAATCCGAAAACTGGTGAGAAAGTAGAGTTGGATGGCAAGTATGTCCCTCACTTTAAACCAGGCAAAGAATTACGCGAGCGTGTCAACCTTGGCTGA
- a CDS encoding LapA family protein has translation MKIIKIVIVLALFLIALALGSQNQELVNFNYLLAQGEFHLSTLLGVVFVTGFVLAWIIFGTLHLRSQLQVRKLRKQVKKLSPSESEPQQVKAH, from the coding sequence ATGAAAATTATAAAAATTGTTATCGTGCTGGCCCTATTTTTAATCGCACTGGCTTTAGGCTCTCAGAACCAAGAATTAGTTAACTTTAACTACTTATTGGCACAGGGTGAGTTTCATCTGTCAACATTACTCGGTGTTGTATTTGTTACTGGCTTTGTTTTGGCTTGGATTATCTTCGGTACTTTGCATTTACGTTCTCAACTTCAAGTGCGCAAACTAAGAAAACAAGTGAAAAAACTTTCACCTTCCGAGAGTGAACCTCAACAGGTTAAAGCCCACTAA
- the lapB gene encoding lipopolysaccharide assembly protein LapB: MLEILFLLLPIAAAYGWYMGNRSAQQDKQKHSNQISRQYVTGLNLLLSDQSDKAVDHFIELLQVDNETIDTHLALGNLFRSRGEVDRAIRIHQNLISRSGLTIDQKNIALQQLAKDYMASGFLDRAEKIFEQLVDEPDHREAALQQLVSIYQQTREWGKAIQYATQLVKLGRKRMRNSIAHFWCELAMQEKADGDNNRAIQHFKRALSEDPKCVRASIALGKIYLEVEDYAKTIKHMEMVLEQDTDFISEVLPTLADCYHHLGQEEELLDFLRQCIAAKAGVSAELMLAQLVAQHEGPGSAQELLTRQLVKNPTMKGFYRLMDYHLADAEEGRAKASLQTLQKLVGEQLKVKPHYRCRKCGFSTHSMYWHCPSCKGWGTIKPIRGLDGE, from the coding sequence ATGCTAGAAATACTCTTCTTGTTACTTCCAATCGCTGCTGCATACGGTTGGTATATGGGTAATCGAAGTGCCCAACAAGACAAGCAGAAACACTCCAATCAAATTTCCCGTCAGTATGTGACGGGTCTTAACCTGCTTTTGTCTGATCAATCGGACAAGGCAGTGGATCACTTCATTGAACTCCTTCAAGTCGATAACGAGACGATTGATACTCATTTAGCTCTGGGGAATTTGTTCCGATCTCGTGGTGAAGTTGACCGTGCCATTCGTATCCACCAGAATTTAATCTCCCGTTCGGGTCTGACTATTGATCAGAAAAATATTGCGCTTCAGCAATTAGCAAAAGACTACATGGCATCAGGCTTTCTTGATCGTGCAGAGAAAATTTTCGAACAACTTGTTGATGAACCAGATCATAGAGAAGCCGCATTGCAACAGTTGGTTTCGATTTATCAGCAAACCCGAGAGTGGGGTAAAGCGATTCAATACGCGACTCAGCTGGTCAAGTTAGGCCGTAAGAGAATGAGGAATAGCATTGCTCATTTTTGGTGTGAGCTTGCCATGCAAGAAAAAGCTGATGGTGATAATAACCGTGCTATTCAGCATTTTAAACGTGCCTTATCAGAAGATCCTAAGTGTGTCAGAGCAAGTATCGCGTTAGGCAAAATATACTTGGAAGTCGAAGACTATGCGAAAACAATCAAGCATATGGAAATGGTGCTTGAGCAAGATACGGACTTCATTAGTGAGGTACTGCCGACTCTTGCGGATTGTTACCACCACCTTGGGCAAGAAGAAGAGCTGTTAGACTTTTTACGCCAATGCATTGCCGCTAAAGCTGGGGTTTCTGCAGAGCTAATGTTGGCCCAATTGGTAGCCCAACATGAAGGGCCAGGTTCCGCGCAAGAGCTTTTAACACGCCAGTTAGTTAAGAACCCAACGATGAAGGGTTTCTACCGTTTAATGGACTACCACTTGGCTGATGCGGAGGAAGGCCGCGCTAAGGCCAGTTTGCAAACGTTGCAGAAACTTGTTGGTGAGCAACTTAAGGTCAAGCCGCATTATCGATGCCGAAAATGTGGCTTTTCAACCCACTCAATGTATTGGCATTGCCCATCATGTAAAGGCTGGGGCACCATTAAACCAATTCGAGGGCTTGATGGTGAATAA
- the pyrF gene encoding orotidine-5'-phosphate decarboxylase yields MIDQKVIVALDYDNQAEALAFVDRIDPNSCRLKVGKEMFTLFGPDFVKELHKRGFSVFLDLKFHDIPNTCSKAVRAAAELGVWMVNVHASGGERMMAASREILEPYGKQRPLLIGVTVLTSMEQSDLAGIGLNIEPKEQVIRLASLTQNSGLDGVVCSAQESSMLKGELGKSFKLVTPGIRPVGAAVGDQKRIMTPADAIQAGSDYLVIGRPITQAPDPASVLSEINQSLMI; encoded by the coding sequence ATGATTGACCAAAAAGTTATTGTTGCACTGGATTACGACAATCAAGCAGAAGCATTGGCTTTTGTCGATAGAATTGATCCAAATTCTTGTCGATTAAAAGTGGGCAAAGAAATGTTCACGCTGTTTGGTCCTGATTTCGTTAAAGAGCTACATAAGCGCGGCTTTTCAGTATTCTTAGACCTTAAATTTCATGATATTCCAAACACCTGTTCAAAAGCTGTGCGCGCAGCAGCAGAGCTAGGGGTGTGGATGGTTAATGTTCATGCGAGTGGTGGTGAGCGCATGATGGCGGCATCACGTGAGATTCTTGAGCCTTATGGGAAACAACGCCCGCTATTGATCGGTGTGACGGTGTTGACCAGTATGGAACAAAGCGACTTAGCTGGTATTGGGCTCAACATTGAGCCTAAAGAGCAGGTAATTCGCTTAGCTTCGTTAACCCAAAATTCAGGTCTTGATGGCGTAGTATGTTCCGCTCAGGAATCTTCTATGCTGAAAGGTGAGTTAGGTAAGAGCTTTAAACTTGTAACGCCTGGAATTCGTCCTGTTGGCGCTGCGGTTGGGGATCAAAAGCGTATCATGACACCTGCTGATGCGATTCAAGCGGGTTCAGATTATTTGGTTATAGGTCGGCCAATTACTCAAGCACCGGATCCAGCGAGCGTATTATCAGAAATCAACCAATCTTTGATGATCTAA
- the miaE gene encoding tRNA isopentenyl-2-thiomethyl-A-37 hydroxylase MiaE, with product MIDLKNYDSLLQPINNFLQCSTPGAWITEARKAENLKTILIDHLLCELKAGQSAMYLIRKYAVDKNSAHNLLDWFKPYEDFAYRKVGDLETLKGKSNISKAIMAKSNSPYSQDLIDKMVLLIKEELHHFYQVLEIMDSRGIAYEPVQASRYAKSLLAKMATYEPQTLIDKLIIGAYIEARSCERFAKLAPHMDDDIAKFYVSLLRSEARHYQDYLCLAEEIAGEDISARVTYFGKLEAELISSPDKDFKFHSGIPIQS from the coding sequence ATGATCGATTTAAAAAACTACGATTCTTTACTGCAGCCTATCAATAACTTTCTTCAATGCTCGACCCCCGGAGCCTGGATAACAGAAGCTCGAAAAGCCGAAAACCTAAAAACAATTCTGATCGATCACCTGTTGTGTGAGTTAAAGGCTGGCCAGTCAGCTATGTACCTTATTCGTAAATATGCCGTTGATAAAAACAGTGCGCATAACCTATTAGACTGGTTTAAACCCTATGAAGACTTTGCATATCGAAAAGTAGGTGACCTAGAAACGTTGAAAGGTAAAAGCAATATATCCAAAGCGATTATGGCTAAATCAAATTCCCCCTATAGCCAAGATTTAATCGATAAGATGGTGCTTTTAATTAAAGAAGAGTTACATCACTTTTATCAAGTTCTGGAAATCATGGATAGCCGAGGCATCGCTTACGAGCCAGTTCAAGCCAGTCGTTACGCCAAAAGCCTTTTAGCCAAAATGGCAACCTATGAACCACAAACACTGATCGACAAATTGATCATTGGAGCCTACATTGAGGCGCGCTCGTGTGAGCGCTTTGCCAAACTTGCACCTCATATGGACGATGATATCGCTAAATTTTATGTTTCACTATTGCGCTCTGAAGCTCGTCATTATCAGGATTACCTATGCTTAGCTGAAGAAATCGCTGGGGAGGATATTTCGGCGCGCGTTACCTATTTCGGAAAGCTAGAGGCAGAACTAATTTCTAGCCCTGATAAAGATTTTAAGTTCCACAGTGGTATACCAATCCAAAGTTAG
- a CDS encoding DNA repair protein gives MNIGLIIALVAILLVLVLGYNIMLQYKVKVETARKQEGARYLAIIDATEELIGHAHHMPYSKDLLICLNNRILDAVESMYELDPKNKQLEQRVAHVKQQIKQLKDDNKSGESTTFKTPSSDKQAIVMLKLVKRLRDTIRSEHNKGRFETQAYVAENARLETIQVRINIENVIKRANDSIVRGQPGTAIQLLRKGLDALSTKNDNYSNQAREKLQEMYDELEQKRQSKNAEELHQIEEDQRKNDMDELFGEKKKW, from the coding sequence ATGAATATTGGGTTAATCATAGCTTTAGTTGCCATCTTACTGGTGTTAGTGCTTGGCTATAACATCATGCTCCAGTACAAAGTGAAAGTTGAAACTGCTAGGAAGCAGGAAGGTGCCAGATACCTTGCTATCATTGACGCGACGGAAGAGCTCATTGGTCACGCGCACCACATGCCATACAGCAAAGATTTATTGATTTGCTTAAATAATCGAATCTTGGATGCTGTTGAAAGCATGTATGAACTCGATCCTAAGAATAAACAACTTGAACAACGTGTCGCACACGTTAAACAGCAAATTAAGCAGCTTAAAGACGATAATAAAAGTGGAGAAAGCACCACATTCAAGACACCAAGCAGTGACAAACAAGCGATAGTGATGCTTAAGTTGGTCAAGCGTTTACGTGATACCATCCGCAGTGAACACAATAAAGGTCGTTTTGAAACTCAAGCTTATGTGGCAGAAAATGCTCGGCTAGAAACTATCCAAGTTCGGATTAACATTGAAAATGTCATTAAACGTGCCAATGATTCGATTGTACGTGGCCAACCTGGCACAGCTATCCAGCTACTGCGTAAAGGTCTTGATGCACTTAGCACCAAAAATGATAACTATTCCAACCAAGCCAGAGAAAAGCTTCAGGAAATGTATGATGAACTAGAGCAAAAACGCCAGTCTAAAAACGCTGAAGAACTTCATCAGATTGAAGAAGACCAACGTAAAAATGATATGGATGAGCTCTTTGGTGAAAAGAAAAAGTGGTAA
- the cysB gene encoding HTH-type transcriptional regulator CysB yields MKLQQLKYIVEVVNHNLNVSATAESLYTSQPGISKQVRLLEDELGIQIFERSGKHLTQVTSAGEDIIRISQEILARVESIKAVAGEHTHPEMGTLNISTTHTQARYALPDVIKGFTARYPKVSLHMHQGTPSQMSEAIAKGTANFAIATEALHLYQDAIMLPCYHWNRSIVVPKDHPLAQKGTISIEDLASYPLVTYVFGFTGRSELDTAFNKVGLTPRVVFTATDADVIKTYVRMGIGVGVIASMAIDKDQDEDLVAIDASHLFGASTTSIGFRRGTFLRSYMFDFMERFAPHLTRPVVEQALSLKSNAEIEEMFKDIELPVR; encoded by the coding sequence ATGAAATTACAACAACTGAAGTACATTGTTGAGGTAGTTAACCACAATCTTAATGTATCAGCTACCGCAGAGAGTTTATATACCTCACAGCCTGGTATCAGTAAGCAGGTACGCTTGCTTGAAGACGAACTGGGCATTCAAATTTTTGAGCGTAGTGGTAAGCACTTGACTCAAGTTACTTCGGCTGGTGAAGACATCATTCGTATTTCTCAGGAAATCCTTGCCCGTGTTGAAAGCATTAAAGCGGTGGCTGGAGAACATACTCACCCTGAAATGGGTACCTTAAACATTTCGACGACCCATACTCAAGCTCGTTACGCTTTACCTGATGTCATCAAAGGGTTTACTGCCCGTTATCCTAAGGTTTCCCTACACATGCATCAAGGGACGCCATCTCAGATGTCTGAAGCGATTGCAAAAGGGACGGCAAATTTTGCGATAGCGACTGAAGCGCTGCACTTATATCAAGATGCTATCATGTTACCTTGTTATCATTGGAATCGCTCGATCGTTGTTCCGAAAGACCATCCCCTTGCGCAAAAGGGCACAATTTCCATTGAAGATCTTGCCTCGTATCCGTTGGTCACTTACGTCTTTGGCTTTACTGGTCGTTCGGAGCTGGATACAGCATTTAATAAAGTTGGTCTGACGCCTCGCGTTGTATTTACTGCAACAGACGCCGACGTGATCAAAACTTATGTACGCATGGGGATTGGTGTGGGTGTGATTGCGAGTATGGCAATCGACAAGGATCAAGATGAAGACTTGGTCGCGATTGATGCCAGCCATCTGTTTGGGGCGAGCACAACCAGTATCGGTTTCCGCCGCGGAACATTCCTTCGCTCGTACATGTTTGATTTCATGGAGCGTTTTGCACCACACCTAACCCGCCCTGTAGTGGAGCAAGCCTTATCGCTTAAATCGAATGCAGAAATAGAAGAAATGTTTAAAGATATTGAGTTGCCAGTGCGCTAA
- a CDS encoding methyltransferase: protein MQNTFLQLDSFLYSYQNLWRFEPFFSSIDQQLPWHDDYPELCDWLMQLDHGQIESLKSDSRALTDALQAFIPDLEVASVLTQLPVTLLQGLQLDRGLDAGVPGRKLEQIVSMGEAALQSHQGSEWLEWCSGKGFLGRLLASQSQQPVTSFEFQKKLCESGQREADKHSLPMTFIQGDALSADAVRALNPNQHAVALHACGDLHVSLIEKAVLVGLPAITISPCCYHLIQHDQYQTLSRLAKSSSLVLTLSELRIPLQETVTGGERVKRHRFQEMSYRLGFDLLLREAGRYQDYVPIPSIKKSLLADGFESFCYWAAEKKQLALPVDVSFREFQLKGELRYWQMERLSLVQQHFRRSLEMWLVLDKALYLAEHGYEVSVEMFCEKKITPRNILIQAVKK, encoded by the coding sequence ATGCAAAACACATTTTTACAACTCGATTCATTTCTTTATTCTTATCAGAACTTATGGCGTTTTGAGCCATTCTTTTCCAGTATTGATCAACAGTTACCATGGCATGACGATTACCCTGAATTGTGTGACTGGCTCATGCAGCTGGATCATGGTCAGATTGAGTCGCTCAAGTCTGACTCACGTGCTCTAACTGACGCTTTGCAAGCCTTTATCCCTGATTTAGAGGTAGCTTCCGTTCTCACTCAACTTCCTGTGACTCTTTTGCAAGGGCTGCAATTAGACAGAGGTTTAGATGCCGGAGTTCCTGGGAGAAAACTTGAGCAAATAGTTTCGATGGGAGAAGCTGCGCTACAGTCTCATCAAGGCAGTGAATGGCTAGAGTGGTGCTCAGGTAAAGGTTTCTTAGGAAGGCTCCTTGCTAGTCAAAGTCAGCAACCTGTGACCAGTTTCGAGTTTCAGAAAAAACTGTGTGAATCAGGGCAGAGAGAAGCGGATAAACACTCTTTACCGATGACATTCATTCAAGGTGATGCTTTGTCTGCGGATGCGGTTCGCGCCCTCAACCCCAATCAACATGCCGTAGCTTTACATGCATGCGGTGATTTACATGTATCACTAATAGAAAAAGCGGTCTTAGTCGGATTACCTGCAATAACGATTTCTCCTTGCTGTTATCACCTGATTCAACACGACCAATACCAAACTTTATCTCGGCTGGCCAAATCTTCATCGCTTGTACTCACACTATCTGAGTTAAGAATACCGCTTCAAGAAACTGTCACGGGTGGAGAAAGAGTTAAGCGGCATCGTTTTCAAGAAATGAGTTATCGGCTAGGGTTTGATTTACTATTGAGAGAAGCAGGAAGGTATCAAGACTATGTGCCCATACCGAGTATTAAAAAGTCTTTATTAGCCGATGGTTTTGAGTCTTTCTGTTACTGGGCGGCAGAAAAAAAACAGTTAGCTTTACCTGTTGATGTTTCCTTCCGTGAGTTTCAATTAAAAGGTGAGCTACGTTATTGGCAGATGGAGCGATTGAGTCTCGTTCAGCAGCATTTTCGTCGTAGCCTTGAAATGTGGTTAGTACTCGATAAAGCGTTATACCTTGCTGAGCATGGTTACGAGGTTTCAGTTGAAATGTTTTGTGAGAAGAAAATCACGCCGAGAAATATTCTTATTCAAGCGGTTAAAAAATAG
- a CDS encoding ABC transporter substrate-binding protein has translation MKAGNVIAAAVLAGAALLSSTSIMAKTAKVAVSQIVEHPALDATRQGLIDGLKAKGYEQGENLEFDYKTAQGNPAIAVQIARQYVGEKPDVLVGIATPTAQALVSATRTIPVVFTAVTDPVGAKLVKSMEKPGKNVTGLSDLSPVSQHVELIKEIMPDVKSIGVVFNPGEANAVTLVKLLKESAKAQGIEVVEATALKSADVQSATQAIAEKSDVIYAPTDNTVASAIEGMIVAANQAKTPVLGGATSYVEKGAIASLGFDYYQVGVQTADYVAAILEGSEPGSLDVKVAKGSDLVINATAAKKLGVTIPTSVLDRATKVK, from the coding sequence ATGAAAGCAGGAAACGTTATTGCAGCTGCTGTACTGGCAGGTGCAGCTCTACTGTCATCAACAAGTATCATGGCCAAAACAGCAAAAGTCGCAGTTTCTCAGATCGTTGAACACCCTGCGCTAGATGCCACTCGTCAGGGGCTGATAGATGGCCTTAAAGCGAAAGGCTATGAACAAGGTGAAAATCTTGAGTTTGACTACAAAACGGCACAAGGAAACCCAGCGATTGCGGTACAAATTGCTCGCCAATATGTAGGTGAAAAGCCAGATGTGCTGGTAGGAATCGCTACTCCAACCGCACAAGCGCTTGTGTCTGCAACACGCACTATACCTGTGGTCTTTACAGCCGTCACAGACCCTGTTGGTGCCAAGCTAGTTAAAAGCATGGAGAAACCAGGAAAGAACGTGACGGGCCTTTCGGATCTATCGCCAGTTAGTCAACATGTCGAGCTGATTAAAGAGATTATGCCGGATGTGAAATCGATTGGTGTTGTCTTTAACCCGGGTGAAGCAAATGCAGTGACCTTGGTGAAGCTACTTAAAGAGAGTGCCAAAGCACAGGGAATTGAAGTTGTTGAAGCAACAGCATTAAAAAGTGCAGATGTTCAGTCCGCGACGCAAGCAATTGCAGAAAAATCGGATGTGATTTACGCGCCAACTGATAACACGGTTGCAAGTGCAATAGAAGGGATGATTGTTGCGGCGAATCAGGCGAAAACCCCGGTTCTGGGCGGTGCGACTTCCTACGTTGAAAAAGGCGCTATTGCTAGTTTAGGTTTTGATTACTATCAGGTTGGAGTTCAAACGGCAGACTACGTGGCGGCGATTCTTGAAGGCTCGGAGCCTGGCTCATTGGATGTGAAGGTTGCCAAGGGGTCAGATCTGGTCATCAATGCGACAGCAGCCAAAAAGCTAGGTGTTACGATTCCTACCTCTGTTCTTGACCGAGCGACCAAGGTTAAGTAA
- a CDS encoding ABC transporter permease, whose translation MSAFAFFGALEIGLLYGLVALGVYLTFRVLDFPDLSVDGSFPMGAAVAATAIVAGINPWVATVMAILAGSATGWVTAFLAVRCGILHLLASILTMIAAFSINIRIMGRPNMALLGEETILTPFETIGDPMLMRPLLVGVLVLISAWFVVRLLNSDFGLGLRATGVNARMVSSQGGSTSFYTYFGLALSNGFVGFAGALFAQTNSFADVTSGVGTIVVGLAAVILGQTLIPGRKIWVAVLAVIVGSVLYRLAVAFALSTGMFGLQASDLNLVTAVLVAIALIAPKLKGNIKAKKPNTPAQGKTRSVQVEKSGDTV comes from the coding sequence ATGTCTGCTTTTGCTTTTTTTGGCGCGCTTGAGATTGGCTTGTTGTATGGCTTAGTGGCTCTGGGCGTTTATCTTACTTTCCGGGTTCTGGATTTTCCCGATTTAAGTGTTGACGGTAGTTTCCCAATGGGTGCTGCTGTGGCAGCAACGGCAATTGTCGCGGGCATTAATCCGTGGGTCGCAACCGTTATGGCTATATTGGCTGGTTCAGCGACTGGTTGGGTAACGGCCTTTTTGGCTGTACGCTGTGGGATTCTTCACTTACTAGCCTCTATTCTTACTATGATCGCGGCTTTCTCTATTAACATTCGCATAATGGGCCGACCCAATATGGCTCTACTAGGGGAAGAGACAATCCTGACCCCTTTTGAGACGATTGGTGATCCAATGTTGATGAGGCCATTACTTGTCGGTGTGCTCGTCTTGATTTCTGCTTGGTTTGTCGTGCGGTTACTAAACAGTGATTTTGGGTTAGGGCTACGTGCAACGGGAGTGAATGCGCGTATGGTGTCCTCTCAAGGCGGCAGCACGTCCTTTTACACATACTTTGGATTGGCGCTGTCTAATGGCTTTGTGGGTTTTGCTGGGGCTTTGTTTGCACAGACCAACAGTTTTGCTGACGTCACCTCTGGTGTCGGGACAATTGTGGTCGGTTTAGCTGCTGTTATTTTAGGGCAGACGCTCATTCCGGGACGAAAGATATGGGTGGCTGTATTGGCTGTTATCGTTGGGTCTGTACTGTATCGGCTCGCAGTGGCATTCGCTCTGAGTACAGGAATGTTTGGTCTACAGGCTTCTGATCTAAACTTGGTCACAGCGGTTCTGGTGGCGATTGCGCTCATTGCACCGAAGTTAAAAGGAAACATCAAAGCAAAAAAGCCTAACACGCCTGCGCAAGGAAAAACGAGGTCTGTGCAGGTTGAAAAGTCAGGAGATACAGTATGA
- a CDS encoding ABC transporter ATP-binding protein → MIQLENIQVTFNPGTILENPALKGVSLEVPEHQFLTVIGSNGAGKSTLLGAVTGETPMLGGRVIIDKLDVTKLSVDQRARQCARVFQDPLAGTCGDLTIEENMALAYMRGKKRGWSLSLSSKRRELFQERISILGLGLENRLGDNIGLLSGGQRQAVSLVMATLSDSKLLLLDEHTAALDPRMASFIIDLTKKIVTEFNLTVMMVTHSMKDALACGDRTVMLHQGEVVLDVAGQQRANMKVPDLLEMFSKVRGEELADDSLLLN, encoded by the coding sequence ATGATTCAGCTGGAAAATATCCAAGTGACGTTTAACCCTGGAACCATTTTAGAAAACCCTGCGCTTAAAGGTGTCTCTTTAGAGGTGCCAGAACATCAGTTTTTGACAGTTATTGGTTCAAATGGTGCAGGTAAATCGACATTACTTGGGGCTGTAACGGGTGAAACACCTATGCTTGGCGGCCGAGTTATTATCGACAAGCTCGATGTGACTAAGCTGTCGGTTGATCAAAGAGCTCGCCAGTGTGCAAGAGTTTTTCAAGACCCGCTCGCGGGTACTTGTGGCGATCTGACGATAGAAGAGAACATGGCTTTAGCTTATATGCGGGGCAAAAAGCGTGGCTGGAGTCTGTCTTTATCAAGTAAGCGTCGCGAACTGTTTCAAGAGCGTATCAGCATTCTTGGCTTAGGCTTAGAAAACCGGCTAGGGGACAATATTGGTCTGTTATCGGGAGGCCAGCGTCAGGCGGTGAGCCTTGTCATGGCAACCCTTTCTGATAGTAAACTATTGTTACTTGATGAGCATACAGCGGCACTAGACCCTAGAATGGCGTCATTTATCATTGATTTAACCAAGAAGATAGTGACTGAGTTTAATCTGACGGTGATGATGGTGACACATTCCATGAAAGATGCACTAGCGTGTGGTGACCGAACTGTGATGCTGCATCAAGGGGAAGTCGTACTCGATGTTGCTGGACAACAAAGAGCTAACATGAAAGTCCCAGATTTGTTGGAGATGTTCTCTAAAGTCAGAGGAGAAGAGTTGGCAGATGACAGTCTGCTTCTTAATTAG
- the dusC gene encoding tRNA dihydrouridine(16) synthase DusC: protein MRVVLGPMEGVLDHLMREILTDINDYDLCVTEFVRVVDQLLPEHVFYRLCPELKQGSQTKSGVPVHIQLLGQDPHWMAENAIRAAELGAKGVDINFGCPAKLVNKSKGGAALLQHPELIHRVVKACREAVPEGTPLTAKIRLGWDNPEDCFEIVDAIQSAGADELTVHARTKTGGYKASEIKWDYINQIRQRFTIPLIANGEIWNYEDGQACIETTGVDSLMVCRGAFNVPNLGNVVKHNHTVMPWAEVVKLLLLYSQYEMKGDKGLYYPNRVKQWFSYLRHEYPEANELFREIRTFNKAEPIVERIKAYQDKLCTV from the coding sequence ATGCGAGTTGTTCTGGGCCCTATGGAGGGCGTGTTAGACCATTTAATGCGAGAGATATTAACTGACATCAACGACTATGATCTGTGTGTCACGGAATTCGTTCGCGTGGTTGATCAGCTACTTCCTGAGCACGTATTCTACCGTCTCTGCCCAGAGTTAAAGCAAGGATCACAAACGAAGTCTGGTGTTCCTGTCCACATCCAACTTCTCGGCCAAGATCCTCATTGGATGGCGGAAAATGCCATTCGCGCCGCTGAACTGGGAGCGAAAGGCGTTGATATCAACTTCGGCTGCCCAGCAAAGCTAGTAAACAAAAGTAAAGGTGGTGCAGCACTACTCCAGCACCCTGAGCTTATTCACCGTGTGGTCAAAGCATGTCGTGAAGCCGTACCAGAAGGCACTCCGCTCACGGCCAAAATTCGCCTTGGTTGGGATAACCCTGAAGATTGCTTCGAGATCGTAGATGCGATTCAAAGCGCTGGTGCAGACGAGCTCACTGTTCACGCACGCACAAAAACGGGTGGTTATAAGGCCAGCGAGATTAAGTGGGACTATATCAACCAGATTCGTCAACGCTTTACTATCCCCTTAATTGCCAATGGCGAGATTTGGAACTACGAAGACGGTCAAGCCTGTATCGAAACCACAGGTGTTGACTCACTAATGGTATGTCGCGGGGCTTTCAATGTGCCTAACTTGGGTAATGTGGTTAAACATAATCATACCGTGATGCCATGGGCTGAAGTGGTTAAACTGCTGCTGCTCTACTCTCAATACGAAATGAAAGGGGACAAAGGGCTGTATTACCCTAATAGAGTCAAGCAATGGTTCTCATATTTACGTCATGAGTACCCTGAAGCCAATGAGCTATTTCGTGAAATTCGTACCTTTAACAAGGCAGAGCCGATTGTAGAGCGTATCAAAGCCTACCAAGACAAACTTTGTACAGTTTAA
- a CDS encoding SEC-C metal-binding domain-containing protein: protein MTYQLLTLEPSQTEESALYLEGVTLAANLATRPLAPESWLPSLFSEQAPAVKAEVEGHINQQYSYLKRNEYSLLSLLNEEQRDEQLADFAEGFMMLWPTIEEQWAETSIGDGTLRMLQALLTTMMLAIDEEQTQAQMEEAGIETPPALNDFLGQLDLMINEVAQAADEAMVGAKAQSVNPFKDIGRNDNCPCGSGKKFKQCCGQ, encoded by the coding sequence ATGACTTATCAACTACTGACACTTGAACCATCCCAAACTGAAGAATCTGCACTGTATCTTGAAGGCGTCACCTTGGCGGCAAATTTGGCGACAAGGCCACTTGCGCCAGAAAGTTGGTTGCCTAGCCTTTTCTCTGAGCAAGCACCGGCTGTTAAGGCGGAGGTTGAAGGTCATATAAATCAGCAATACAGCTATTTAAAGCGCAATGAATATTCTTTGTTGTCCTTGCTTAATGAAGAGCAGCGTGACGAGCAGCTCGCTGATTTCGCTGAAGGTTTTATGATGCTCTGGCCCACCATCGAAGAGCAATGGGCGGAAACGTCTATCGGTGATGGGACATTACGCATGCTACAAGCTTTGCTAACTACAATGATGTTGGCAATCGATGAAGAGCAGACTCAAGCACAAATGGAAGAGGCAGGTATCGAAACGCCACCGGCACTAAATGACTTTCTTGGTCAGCTGGATTTGATGATTAATGAAGTCGCACAAGCGGCAGATGAAGCCATGGTTGGTGCCAAAGCACAAAGTGTAAACCCATTTAAAGATATCGGGCGTAACGACAATTGCCCGTGTGGTAGTGGTAAAAAATTCAAACAGTGTTGCGGTCAGTAG